The Gemmatimonadaceae bacterium genomic interval CAGCCAGTGGCTGGACGCCGGTGCGCAGCCAGTTCGCGGTGCCCGACGAAGTCGGTGAGCGCGCCGCATATGATTGATCGTATGCGGGCCCACACGACGGGCGTTGTCCCGGTCGGTGCGCTGGTACCTGTTGCGTCACGGCAACGGTCGTCGCAGCGGGTCGTGGTGGCCGCGCCATGCCGCCGCTGTGTGTCATTTGCTAACTCTTGGCCCGCCGACCGTTTGTTCGTAACATACGGCGCGAACGGGCTCGCACGCCTCTTGCACTAAGATTTTTCATGGCCGGTTCATATCTACTCGATCTTCCGCGGCGCAGCCGCTGGCGCACCGCCGAAATCCACGAGACGTCGCGCACGGAGCGCGTGCGCCGGGTGCTGAACATCGCCGTGGCGCTCTTCGGCATCATCATCACGCTGCCGCTCTGTGTTCTCATTGCCGTTCTCGTCCGGCTGACATCGCGTGGGCCCGTGCTCTACCGGCAGACGCGCGTCGGCATCGACCGTCGCGCCACGAACATCGATCCGGCAGGGGCGCGGCGTGCCCGCGACGTGGGCGGCCGTCCGTTCACGATCTACAAATTCCGGACGATGAAAGTGAGCCGGTCGGGCGCGCAGCTCTGGGCGCAACCGGACGACGCGCGCGTGACCGCGGTGGGGCGGGTGCTGCGAAAATTCCGCCTCGATGAATTGCCGCAATTGGTCAACGTGTTGCGCGGCGACATGAACGTCGTGGGGCCCCGGCCCGAGCAGCCAGATATCTTTGCGCA includes:
- a CDS encoding sugar transferase, whose protein sequence is MAGSYLLDLPRRSRWRTAEIHETSRTERVRRVLNIAVALFGIIITLPLCVLIAVLVRLTSRGPVLYRQTRVGIDRRATNIDPAGARRARDVGGRPFTIYKFRTMKVSRSGAQLWAQPDDARVTAVGRVLRKFRLDELPQLVNVLRGDMNVVGPRPEQPDIFAHLRNEIGDYGVRQRVLPGITGWAQVNLNYDQTLDDVRRKLMFDLEYLERRSAVEDTRIMLLTLPVMLGRRGAL